Proteins encoded within one genomic window of bacterium:
- a CDS encoding transglycosylase domain-containing protein produces MLRWLAAALIAWFALCVGGLVYLRFFPPLLTALQLQRWIEHGDVPGSASGFVPLPRLGPHLPHAVVAAEDARFYEHGGVDWRGMREAAADNWERGRLWRGGSTITQQLVKNLFFPTFGSLPRKILEIPLSLLAELILSKPRILELYLNVIEWGPGIYGGEDAAQHYYQVPAAFLSRGQAARLAAVLPAPRSRRPQHMNAYSAKILGRMAAVGW; encoded by the coding sequence ATGCTGCGCTGGCTGGCGGCAGCGCTCATCGCCTGGTTCGCGCTCTGCGTCGGCGGCTTGGTCTACCTGCGCTTCTTCCCGCCGCTGTTGACCGCGCTACAGCTCCAACGGTGGATCGAGCACGGCGACGTTCCCGGATCGGCCAGCGGCTTCGTGCCGCTGCCGCGCCTCGGACCGCACTTGCCGCACGCGGTGGTGGCGGCGGAGGACGCGCGCTTCTACGAGCACGGCGGCGTCGACTGGCGCGGCATGCGCGAGGCCGCGGCGGACAACTGGGAGCGCGGCCGCCTCTGGCGCGGCGGCTCGACGATCACCCAGCAACTGGTGAAGAACCTGTTCTTCCCCACCTTCGGGTCGCTGCCGCGCAAGATCCTGGAGATCCCGCTCAGCCTGCTCGCCGAGCTGATCCTGTCCAAGCCGCGCATCCTCGAGCTCTACCTGAACGTCATCGAGTGGGGGCCGGGCATCTACGGCGGCGAGGACGCCGCCCAGCACTACTACCAGGTACCGGCCGCCTTCCTCAGCCGTGGCCAGGCGGCGCGCCTGGCCGCCGTGTTGCCAGCCCCGCGTAGCCGGCGGCCGCAGCACATGAACGCCTACAGCGCCAAGATCCTCGGTCGCATGGCGGCCGTGGGCTGGTGA
- a CDS encoding type IIA DNA topoisomerase subunit B, whose product MAQKYTAKDITVLEGLEPVRKRPGMYIGGVDSAGLHHLVWELLDNAVDEAMNGHCDKIVVTLHRDGETVTVTDNGRGIPVDVHPKHKKSALELILTTLHAGGKFENRNYFHAGGLHGVGASVVTALSSSLVARIKRDGFLWEQSFARGAPSGRIRKVGPARGTGSTITFTADREIFPKTQFDPAVIRQRLESRSYLHRGLQLVFENEVERTTETFQHDQGIAEWIGKLIAERGKHAVAEPFYAERRDGFVAECAIAWTEATEEHVLSFVNGIPTGDGGTHEAGLKGGLTKAVRNYLSVQNLAPKGLAIAAEDAREGLVAILSVYIQNPQFQGQTKDRLNNPEVAAPIDTFVRTALENHLLHNRTQATAIAERVILAARARSASRAAVEQVQRKSAVSHRLNLPGKLADCSSTDPTRSELFIVEGDSAGGSAKQGRDREFQAVLPLRGKVLNSEQASLSKVLSNRELSDIVSALGCGSGKQFDAGKLRYHKVCLLMDADSDGHHICTLLLTFFYRHMRELIERGHVFIAQPPLYKIEIGKQVHWALSDQERDRVLGGANGKQVIVQRFKGLGEMNPPTLKQTTLEPTRRTLLRVSIDDAEAAEQTIQTLMGKDVEPRFKLIMERAPKVEDVDV is encoded by the coding sequence ATGGCGCAGAAGTACACCGCGAAGGACATCACGGTACTCGAGGGGCTGGAGCCGGTCCGCAAACGGCCGGGCATGTACATCGGCGGCGTCGACAGCGCCGGCCTGCATCACCTCGTCTGGGAGCTGCTCGACAACGCCGTCGACGAGGCGATGAACGGCCACTGCGACAAGATCGTCGTCACCCTGCACCGGGACGGCGAGACGGTCACGGTCACCGACAACGGACGCGGCATTCCGGTCGACGTCCATCCCAAGCACAAGAAGTCGGCCCTCGAGCTGATCCTCACGACCCTCCACGCCGGCGGCAAGTTCGAGAACCGCAACTACTTCCACGCCGGCGGCCTGCACGGCGTCGGCGCCTCGGTGGTCACCGCGCTGTCGTCGTCGCTGGTGGCCCGCATCAAGCGCGACGGCTTCCTGTGGGAGCAGTCGTTCGCGCGCGGAGCCCCCAGCGGCCGCATCAGGAAGGTGGGCCCGGCGCGCGGCACGGGTTCGACCATCACCTTCACCGCCGACCGCGAGATCTTCCCGAAGACGCAGTTCGATCCGGCGGTGATCCGCCAGCGCCTGGAGTCGCGCTCCTATCTGCACCGCGGCCTGCAACTCGTCTTCGAGAACGAAGTCGAGCGCACCACCGAGACCTTCCAGCACGACCAGGGCATCGCCGAGTGGATCGGCAAGCTGATCGCCGAACGCGGCAAACACGCGGTGGCGGAGCCGTTCTACGCCGAGCGGCGCGACGGCTTCGTCGCCGAGTGCGCGATCGCCTGGACGGAGGCGACCGAAGAGCACGTGCTGTCGTTCGTCAACGGCATCCCGACCGGCGACGGCGGCACGCACGAGGCGGGGCTCAAGGGCGGGCTCACCAAGGCGGTGCGCAACTATCTCAGCGTGCAGAACCTGGCCCCGAAGGGCCTGGCCATCGCCGCCGAGGATGCGCGCGAGGGCCTGGTCGCCATCCTCAGCGTCTACATCCAGAACCCGCAGTTCCAGGGGCAGACGAAGGATCGGCTGAACAATCCGGAGGTCGCGGCGCCGATCGACACCTTCGTTCGCACCGCGCTCGAGAACCACCTGCTGCACAATCGCACCCAGGCAACGGCGATCGCCGAGCGCGTGATCCTCGCGGCGCGGGCGCGCAGCGCCTCGCGCGCCGCGGTCGAGCAGGTGCAGCGCAAGTCCGCGGTGTCGCACCGCCTCAACCTGCCCGGCAAGCTCGCCGACTGCAGCTCGACCGATCCGACCCGCAGCGAGCTGTTCATCGTCGAGGGCGATTCCGCCGGCGGCTCCGCCAAGCAGGGCCGCGACCGCGAGTTCCAGGCGGTGCTGCCGCTGCGCGGCAAGGTGCTGAACTCGGAGCAGGCGTCGCTGAGCAAGGTGCTCTCGAACCGCGAGCTCAGCGACATCGTCTCGGCTCTCGGCTGCGGCTCCGGCAAGCAGTTCGACGCCGGCAAGCTGCGCTACCACAAGGTCTGCCTGCTGATGGACGCCGATTCCGACGGCCATCACATCTGCACCCTGCTGCTGACGTTCTTCTACCGCCACATGCGCGAGCTCATCGAGCGCGGCCACGTCTTCATCGCCCAGCCGCCGCTCTACAAGATCGAGATCGGCAAGCAGGTGCACTGGGCGCTGAGCGACCAGGAGCGCGATCGGGTGCTCGGCGGCGCCAACGGCAAGCAGGTCATCGTGCAGCGCTTCAAGGGCCTGGGGGAAATGAACCCGCCGACCCTCAAGCAGACGACCCTCGAACCGACGCGCCGCACCCTGCTCCGGGTGTCGATCGACGACGCCGAGGCCGCCGAACAGACGATCCAGACGCTGATGGGCAAGGACGTCGAGCCGCGCTTCAAGCTGATCATGGAACGGGCGCCAAAGGTCGAGGACGTCGACGTCTGA
- a CDS encoding low specificity L-threonine aldolase, which produces MRRIDLRSDTVTRPTAAMRAAMAEAEVGDDVYGEDPTVNHLQEAAAARLGLAAAIFVPSGTMANQAALRALTRHGDAVVASAGCHLLRHESGAAAALAGVQIVTVGAAGVFTPDDVLAALPPRDHHYAPVTAVALENTHNGAGGRVWPFEDLRAVVDAARSRGLRLHLDGARLWNAVVASGIEARRWCAGFDTVSFCLSKGLGAPVGSLVCGSAEVIDRVHRVRKMLGGGMRQAGILAAAGLHALEHHVDRLAEDHRHARRLADGLRRLGLTVQPEPETNIVLFGGADIGRLVGALQARQVLVNPVDRQTLRAVTHLDVTAEDIDDALGRIGEALLGERA; this is translated from the coding sequence ATGAGACGCATCGACCTGCGCAGCGACACCGTGACGCGGCCGACGGCGGCCATGCGCGCGGCGATGGCGGAAGCGGAAGTCGGGGACGACGTCTACGGCGAGGACCCGACCGTCAACCACCTGCAGGAAGCAGCAGCGGCGCGCCTCGGCCTGGCGGCCGCGATCTTCGTGCCGAGCGGGACGATGGCCAACCAGGCGGCGCTGCGCGCCCTGACCCGGCACGGCGATGCGGTGGTCGCCAGCGCCGGCTGCCATCTGCTGCGCCACGAGTCCGGCGCCGCGGCGGCGCTGGCCGGCGTGCAGATCGTCACCGTCGGCGCCGCCGGCGTGTTCACGCCCGACGACGTGCTGGCCGCGCTGCCGCCGCGCGATCACCACTACGCGCCGGTGACGGCGGTGGCGCTCGAGAACACCCACAACGGCGCCGGCGGCCGCGTCTGGCCGTTCGAGGACCTGCGCGCCGTGGTCGACGCGGCGCGCAGCCGCGGCCTGCGCCTCCACCTCGACGGCGCCCGGCTGTGGAACGCCGTCGTCGCCAGCGGCATCGAGGCGCGTCGCTGGTGCGCGGGCTTCGACACCGTCTCCTTCTGCCTCTCGAAGGGACTCGGCGCGCCGGTCGGCTCCCTGGTGTGCGGCTCGGCGGAGGTGATCGACCGCGTCCACCGCGTCCGCAAGATGCTCGGCGGCGGCATGCGCCAGGCGGGCATCCTGGCGGCGGCCGGGCTGCACGCGCTCGAGCACCACGTCGACCGCCTCGCCGAGGACCATCGCCACGCGCGCCGACTCGCCGACGGGTTGCGCCGGCTCGGCCTGACCGTCCAGCCGGAGCCCGAGACGAACATCGTGCTCTTCGGCGGCGCCGACATCGGCCGCCTAGTGGGCGCCCTGCAGGCGCGTCAGGTGCTCGTGAACCCGGTCGATCGCCAGACCCTGCGCGCCGTGACCCACCTGGACGTCACGGCCGAGGACATCGACGATGCCCTCGGCCGCATTGGCGAGGCGCTGCTGGGGGAGCGCGCCTGA
- a CDS encoding carboxymuconolactone decarboxylase family protein produces the protein MAEQSDLLARGREVTATLWGDLMKSAPTLPAAALAPEFFSLVTQFVFGMFWSRPNLDLRSRSLCTVAQLAALGKTDELKGHLVGALNLGIGREELVEVLMQTACYAGVPAAVSALNAAAEILQPRSGS, from the coding sequence ATGGCGGAGCAATCCGACTTGCTGGCGCGCGGGCGCGAGGTGACGGCGACGCTGTGGGGCGATCTGATGAAGAGCGCGCCGACCCTGCCGGCGGCGGCGCTGGCGCCCGAGTTCTTCTCGCTGGTGACGCAGTTCGTCTTCGGCATGTTCTGGTCGCGGCCGAATCTCGACCTGCGCAGCCGCAGCCTGTGCACCGTCGCCCAGCTCGCGGCGCTGGGAAAGACCGACGAGCTCAAGGGGCACCTGGTGGGCGCGCTCAACCTCGGCATCGGCCGCGAGGAGCTGGTCGAGGTCCTGATGCAGACTGCCTGCTACGCCGGCGTGCCGGCGGCGGTGAGCGCCCTCAACGCGGCCGCCGAGATCCTCCAACCACGCTCGGGATCCTGA
- a CDS encoding sulfatase, with amino-acid sequence MTSHRIAAAWQRRIILAGALLTVSAALGLAWTFGWGLRQRPPNVLVVVIDSLRVDRVGAYGSPRRLTPFLDAFAERATVYEQAYAASSWTVPSVASIFTGRYPSEHQTVTLLAPLQESELTLAEVLAAHGYATSAVTANATIRADGGFAQGFEQYEVVGTATPQTPKFDGSLVSEQALKRVDDVGSDRPQFLYLHYMDVHAPYRAHAGITPPRDATLKRGDAALNFAVSAGTWEADIERRRTTWGFAADEIWRLEDLYDAEVRHQDTLLRHLFDELGRRGFLDRALIVVTADHGEQFGRHGAYNHGTSLYNSLIHVPLIVRYPNQTAGRRVAAPVELAGLGAMAIRAAGLPPAPSFHVREPSDHTLDGQPATAFSELLDSGLYKVRTHTDALVSPTRKVIATNDGRYLSFDLATDPLERHPHTASAELRDALAARGALIQAGAPGTAVELDAATRERLRATGYLPDEP; translated from the coding sequence CTGGCAGCGCCGGATCATTCTGGCCGGTGCGCTGCTCACGGTCTCTGCGGCCCTCGGGCTCGCCTGGACCTTCGGGTGGGGCCTGCGCCAACGCCCCCCCAACGTCCTGGTCGTCGTCATCGACAGCCTGCGCGTCGATCGCGTCGGCGCCTACGGATCGCCGCGCCGGCTGACACCATTCCTCGATGCGTTCGCCGAGCGGGCCACGGTGTACGAGCAGGCCTATGCCGCGAGCTCGTGGACGGTGCCCTCCGTGGCATCCATCTTCACCGGCCGGTATCCCTCCGAGCACCAGACGGTGACGCTCCTGGCGCCGCTGCAGGAGAGCGAGCTGACCCTGGCCGAGGTGCTGGCGGCGCACGGCTATGCCACCTCCGCCGTCACCGCCAACGCGACCATTCGCGCGGACGGAGGCTTCGCGCAGGGTTTCGAGCAGTACGAGGTGGTCGGAACGGCCACGCCCCAGACACCCAAGTTCGACGGGAGCCTGGTCAGCGAGCAGGCGTTGAAGCGGGTTGACGACGTCGGCTCCGACCGACCGCAGTTTCTCTATCTGCACTACATGGACGTCCACGCGCCCTACCGCGCCCACGCGGGGATCACGCCACCGCGCGATGCCACTCTGAAGCGCGGGGACGCGGCCCTGAACTTCGCGGTATCAGCCGGCACCTGGGAGGCGGACATCGAACGCCGGCGGACCACTTGGGGGTTCGCCGCCGACGAGATCTGGCGCCTCGAGGATCTGTACGACGCCGAGGTCCGCCACCAGGACACCCTGTTGCGGCACCTGTTCGACGAGCTCGGCCGGCGAGGCTTTCTCGATCGCGCCCTGATCGTGGTGACCGCCGACCACGGCGAACAATTCGGTCGCCACGGCGCCTACAATCACGGCACCTCACTCTACAACTCGCTGATCCACGTCCCCCTGATCGTTCGTTATCCGAATCAGACCGCGGGGCGGCGGGTCGCGGCGCCGGTCGAGCTCGCCGGGCTCGGCGCGATGGCCATCAGGGCGGCCGGCCTGCCGCCCGCGCCCTCGTTCCACGTCCGGGAACCATCCGACCACACCCTCGATGGACAGCCGGCAACCGCCTTCAGCGAGCTGCTCGACAGTGGGCTGTACAAGGTGCGGACCCACACCGACGCGCTCGTCAGCCCAACCAGGAAGGTCATCGCGACCAACGACGGCCGCTATCTGTCCTTCGACCTCGCGACCGACCCGCTCGAACGCCATCCCCACACCGCCAGCGCCGAGCTGCGCGACGCCCTGGCGGCGCGCGGCGCGCTGATCCAGGCCGGCGCGCCGGGGACGGCGGTCGAGCTCGACGCCGCGACCCGCGAACGTCTGCGCGCCACCGGCTACCTGCCCGACGAGCCGTAG